From Kaistella polysaccharea:
ACCGGCGTTTTTTCAGCAGCCGTTAAAGCCGCTGAAACTGTAGATCAATGTATTGAAAAAGTTGCAACAGCGGCTTACGAACATAGGTACGCAGTTTTTATTCTTGCTGACCATGGAAATTCCGATGTGATGATCAATGAAGACGGAAGCCCTAATACCCAACACTCTACGAATTTAGTACCGTTGATTGTGATGGACAAAGATAAAACTTGGAACTTAAAACCTGGAAAACTAGGAGATGTGGCACCTTCAATTTTGAAAGTCATGGGTGTAGCCATTCCAGAGGTAATGACGGGGGAAATTTTAGTTAATTAATATTATTTAGTAAACTGCTTTGGAGTATTAATTGCTTAAAGTTAAAGGATAATGTATTTTAATTCAATCAAAACGAGTAATTTTTAATTATTAAATCAACTATGTAGTAGATAATAATTTTAAATTATATTTGTAAATAAAATAAAAAGAGCGAAAATGGATAATAAATTAATGAGAAATGAGGTTATGCGAACATTAGGCAAAGATGTCGATACCTTCATTTCATCCTACCTAACACCTGTAGAAAAAATTTGGCAACCCACGGATTTTCTTCCAGATCCGTCTGCAGATAGTTTTAAATATGATGTCGAAGAATTACAAACCTATGCTCGCGAAATGGGCTACGATCTTTTTGTCACCTTGATCGGAGATTGTATTACGGAAGAGGCCTTACCAAGTTATGAGTCATGGCTGATGGGAGTTGACGGCGTTGACCAGGAAGAAAGAAGCGGTTGGGCACAATGGGTACGTAGTTGGACGGCCGAAGAAAACCGCCATGGTGACTTATTAAACAAATATCTATACCTCTGCGGTCGCGTTAATATGCGCGAAGTAGAGATTACAACGCAGTATTTAATTCAAGATGGTTTTGATATTGGGACAACCATGGATCCGTACCGGAACTTCGTTTATACTAGTTTTCAGGAAACAGCTACCAATATTTCTCACCGTAGAGTAGGATCGTTGGCAAAACAAAGTGGAAATACCAAACTATCCAGAATGTGCGGCGTAATTGCGGCAGATGAAGCACGACACGCTAAAGCATATAAACACTTCGTTACCAAAATTTTTGAACTTGACCCTTCAGAAATGATGTTGGCATTTGAAGATATGATGAGAAAGAAAATTGTGATGCCTGCACATTTAATGAGAGAATCTGGTCAGGCTGCTGGTGAACTTTGGGAACATTTTTCAGATGCGGCACAGCGCGCAATGGTTTATACTGGTCAAGATTATATCAATATACTAAGTGAACTTTTAGATGAATGGAAAATTGAGCATGTCACAAACCTTAATGAAAAAGCACAGAAAGCGCAGGAGTATTTGGTGAAATTACCGTCTCGCTTACAAAGAATTACCGATAGAATTTCAACGCCTGATTTAGAATATCAGTTCAAATGGGTAAAATCATAACCTTATAAATTTTTACAATTAAACAATGCAGATCATTACAGTCTGCATTGTTTTTTTACTTTTTTGTAAAGTATCTAAATTTCTTACCTTTGCAACTCTGAAATTTTATAATAATGACCAACAGCAAAAAATTAGCTATTGATTTTGACGGCACCATTGTAGATGATGGATATCCCGGTATTGGCAAACCCAAGATATTTGCCTTTGAGACCCTTCGCAAATTACAGTCGGAAGGTCATCGCCTGATATTATGGACATATCGGCACGGCAAAACCTTAGACGAAGCAGTTGAATTCTGTAAAAAAAATGGGGTTGAATTTTATGCCGTTAATTCTAGTTTTGAAGGCGAGATATTTGATCACAGCCAGGCATCTCGAAAAATTGATGCCGATTTATTCATTGATGACCGAAATTTAGGCGGCTTTCCAGGTTGGGGGGAAATCTATAATATTATAAATGAAAGAATAGAATTTAGAGTAGAAGGCAAAGAGGTTTTGGCCTATTCTAAAATTAAAAAAGAAAAAAAGAAAGGCCTTTTCTGGTAATTGTATAAAGATTTTTCTACCACATATTTTTACAAATTGATACATTTAAAAACATTAGAAGAACTCCGATTGATGCGCGAAAGTGCTCAGCTGGTTTCAAGGACTTTGGGCATGCTTGCAAAAGAAATAAAACCTGGAGTTACTACTTTACATCTTGATAATTTAGGCGGTCAATTTATACGCGATCATGGCGGCGAACCAGCTTTTTTAGGAATGTATGGCTTCCCGAAAAATCTTTGTATTTCTCCAAATGCTGAAGTTGTACACGGAATTCCAAATGAAAAACCTCTTAAAGAAGGGGATATTTTATCTGTTGATTGCGGAGTGTATATGAATGGTTTTTATGGCGATCACGCCTATTCATTTGCCGTGGGCGAAATAAATCCGGAAACTAAAAAATTATTGAAAATTACCAAAGAATCTCTCTACAAAGGAATCGAGCAATGCGTTCGCGGAAAAAGAGTAGGAGATATCTCTAATGCAATTCAAACGTATTGTGAAAATCACGGATATGGAGTTGTCCGGGAATTGGTCGGGCATGGCTTGGGTAGAAAAATGCATGAAGATCCTCAAGTTCCAAATTACGGTAGAAAAGGAAGTGGAAAAGTTTTAAAAGACGGGATTGTTCTTGCCATTGAACCCATGGTAAATTTGGGGACAGAAAAGGTTAAATTTCACAGCGATGGCTGGACGGTAACTTCTGAAGATAATTCGCCATCCGCACATTTTGAACATGATGTTTGCATCATTGGTGGGAAACCAGTTTTACTTTCAACATTTAGCTATATTTATGAAGCATTGGGTATTGTAAGTGACGAAGAAAAACCATTTACAATGGACTTTTAATGAAAAAAATTGCGCGATTTTTACTCAATGCGATTCCTAGACCTTTACTTATTAATCTGAGTATTCTTCTGCGGCCTTTTACCTATTTTATTTTTAAAGGTGATCAATTTACAGATCCCATCGACGGTAAATCTTATCGTAAATTTCTTCCTTACGGCTACGGGAAACAGCGTGAGAACGCTTTATCACCTGGAACATTAAGTTTAGAAAGACATCGACAAATGTGGTTGTATCTTCAAAATGAAACCGATTTTTTCACTAAATATTACAAAGTTTTACATATTGCTCCGGAGCAGGAATTTCTGCGAAGATTTAAAAAGCTTAAAAATTTACAATATATTTCTGCAGATTTATTTTCTCCCATTGTAGATGTTAAAGCTGATATCCTGGATTTGCCTTTTGAAGATGAAAGTTTTGATATTATTTTTTGCAACCACGTTTTAGAACATATCGCAGATGATCAGAAAGCGATGAGTGAACTTTTGCGAGTTATGAAAAGTGGGGGTTGGGGAATTTTTCAAGTGCCTATAAAAAGTTCATTAGAAAAAACTTACGAAGATTTTTCCATCACCGATAAAGTTGAAAGACAAAAGCACTTTGGGCAATACGACCATGTTCGCTGGTACGGAATGGATTATTTCGAGCGTTTAAAAAAAGCGGGTTTTGAAGTTGATATTAATTTTTATTCAAAAAAATTCAGTCAAGAAGAAATTACACGTTTTGGTTTAATGGAAAACGAAATTTTACCCATCGTTTCAAAGAAATAAAAGAATGATCTGAATGAAAAAGAAATATTTCATCCATTTATTGAGATCGATTCCTTTGTTGCCTGTTATTTATTTCCAGGGAAAGAAAATCAAAAAGAATATTCAGTTTTTGCCGGAAGCAAAAGACCCGGAAGGTTTAATCGACATTAATTCTGATAAAACTTTGAACGTTCTTTTTATAGGTGAAAGTTCCTTCGCCGGAGTCGGTTCAGATTTCCATAAAAACAGTTTTGCCGGTCATTTCTCAAACGAATTAAGTTCCGTATTTCACTGTAATATTGGGTGGAAAGTCTATGCTAGAACGGGATATAATGTGCAGAAAGTTCACGAAAGAATCCTTCCTAAAATTACAGAAACTGATTGTGATTTATTGGTAATTGGCATCGGAGCAAATGATTCTTTTGAATTTACTCAGCCAAAAAAATGGCAAATAAACATTCAATTATTAATTGATTCTTTACGATTAAAATTTCCAGAAACTCCAATTTCATTTGTGCAATTACCGACTATTGAAGCGTTTCCAGCGCTCACCAAAGAAATGCAATCTGTTTTAGGAAATCATAAAGATCTGCTTGCAGAATATCTTCATCGTCAAACTTCAAAAAACGATAACATCTATTTTCCGACCAACAAAGTCGATATTCAAAAATGGATGAAACAGTTGAAAAATGGTCAAACAATCGAGGACTTTTTTAGTGATGGTATTCATCCTTCCAAACTTACTTATAGGATTTGGGCGAGAGAAAGTGTACAATTTCTGCTCGATTCAAAGCTAGATTTTTCTTAATCTTTAGAGAGCATTTCCAAGGCTTTCAACATATCAATTCCTTTCCCCAAAACCGGTTTAAACAAATCACCGTTCTTTTTGATTCGTTCCAAAGCATTATAAATGTTAAAGTCGGTTGGTTGTAAACCCTGCTTTAATTCGTCCCAATCTAAAGGCATTGAAACCGGCGCTCCAGTTTTTGGACGAATACTATAAACGCTGGCTAATGTCTGTCCGCTACGGTTTTGCAGATAATCCAGATAAATTTTATCTTTTGATCTCTTTTTTAAACTTCGTTCCAGCGTTGTAATTTCCGGAAGTTTTTTCTGTACTTTTTGCATCAGAAGATGTGCGAAATTTTTCACTTGCTCAAAATCATACTTCCCTTGCATTGGCACATAAATATGAATACCAGAGCTGCCGGAGGTTTTGCAATATCCTTTAATTTTCGCTAGATCTAAAATTTCTTTCGTTACCAGAGCAGTTTCTATTACATGGTCGAAAGAATTCCCCTCCGAAGGATCCAAATCAAGTGCCAGCCAATCCGGATAATCCAGATGTTCCACCGTAGAATTCCAGGGGTTAAGATCGATGCAACCCAAATTATTTAAATACGCTAAATCTTCTGCAGTATTGCAAATTAGATACTGAATATCTTTTTCATTTGACTCAGAAAAAATAGTTACTTTCTCGATCCAGTCCGGGGCACTATCGCCGGCATCTTTATGATAAAAACTTAAACCATTAATTCCATTAGGGAAACGGTTCAAAGACTGAGGCCGATTTTTTAAATGTGGTAAAATATATTTAGATACTGATTGATAAAATTCTACCAAATCACCTTTCGTAATTTCACTATCGGGAAAGTAAATCTTATTTTGATTGGTTAATTTTACTTGATGTTTCCCGATCTTTTTCTCCTGTTCATTTTCGCGCGTTTTTTTCATTGCTTCTTTATTTGCGGATGAAATACTTTTCTCTTTCGCTTTTCCTTTGATCTCAACTGAAGAATTTTCTACTAAATCAGCTTGTTTTTTATCATTCCGGATACCCAAAAATACAGGATGTCTAAAAATTCCGTCGGAAGTTTTTTCGGTATATTTTATCTCACAAACCAGCTCAGGTTTTAACCAAGTTGCCGGAGAATTAGTTTTAGGAATGTCGACGAAGGGAGATTTTGAAGTTATTAAAGGCATAAATAAACCATGAAGTTCTGTCAATTTTTTATCACTAAAACCCGTTCCTACGTGACCACAATATTTCAAATCTCCATCTTTGAAAGTTCCAAGAATAATAGCACCAAACTTTTTTCGGGAGCCTTTTGGTTCTGTAAAACCACAGATGAGCACGTCTTCAGTCTGTTGGAATTTAATTTTAAGCCAGTCGGAACTTCTGGAGCCTTCAGAATAGGTACTGTCAGATTTCTTTGCAATCATGCCCTCTAAATTCATTTTTTCTATTTGCTTGAAAAAAGAAATTCCCTTTTCCGGAATATGTTCGCAATATTTTACCACTTCATTTTCTACCAAGGCTTCTTTTAGCAATTCCTTCCTTTCAAGCAAAGTTAAATTTTCCGTGGAGTGACCATTCAGCCACAATAGGTCAAAAACCTGATAGGTCATCGCCATATTTGGACGATCTCCAATTTGTTGCAAAGCCTGAAAATCCGGTTG
This genomic window contains:
- the map gene encoding type I methionyl aminopeptidase; its protein translation is MIHLKTLEELRLMRESAQLVSRTLGMLAKEIKPGVTTLHLDNLGGQFIRDHGGEPAFLGMYGFPKNLCISPNAEVVHGIPNEKPLKEGDILSVDCGVYMNGFYGDHAYSFAVGEINPETKKLLKITKESLYKGIEQCVRGKRVGDISNAIQTYCENHGYGVVRELVGHGLGRKMHEDPQVPNYGRKGSGKVLKDGIVLAIEPMVNLGTEKVKFHSDGWTVTSEDNSPSAHFEHDVCIIGGKPVLLSTFSYIYEALGIVSDEEKPFTMDF
- a CDS encoding BT0820 family HAD-type phosphatase — encoded protein: MTNSKKLAIDFDGTIVDDGYPGIGKPKIFAFETLRKLQSEGHRLILWTYRHGKTLDEAVEFCKKNGVEFYAVNSSFEGEIFDHSQASRKIDADLFIDDRNLGGFPGWGEIYNIINERIEFRVEGKEVLAYSKIKKEKKKGLFW
- a CDS encoding acyl-ACP desaturase, with translation MDNKLMRNEVMRTLGKDVDTFISSYLTPVEKIWQPTDFLPDPSADSFKYDVEELQTYAREMGYDLFVTLIGDCITEEALPSYESWLMGVDGVDQEERSGWAQWVRSWTAEENRHGDLLNKYLYLCGRVNMREVEITTQYLIQDGFDIGTTMDPYRNFVYTSFQETATNISHRRVGSLAKQSGNTKLSRMCGVIAADEARHAKAYKHFVTKIFELDPSEMMLAFEDMMRKKIVMPAHLMRESGQAAGELWEHFSDAAQRAMVYTGQDYINILSELLDEWKIEHVTNLNEKAQKAQEYLVKLPSRLQRITDRISTPDLEYQFKWVKS
- a CDS encoding SGNH/GDSL hydrolase family protein, with product MKKKYFIHLLRSIPLLPVIYFQGKKIKKNIQFLPEAKDPEGLIDINSDKTLNVLFIGESSFAGVGSDFHKNSFAGHFSNELSSVFHCNIGWKVYARTGYNVQKVHERILPKITETDCDLLVIGIGANDSFEFTQPKKWQINIQLLIDSLRLKFPETPISFVQLPTIEAFPALTKEMQSVLGNHKDLLAEYLHRQTSKNDNIYFPTNKVDIQKWMKQLKNGQTIEDFFSDGIHPSKLTYRIWARESVQFLLDSKLDFS
- the ligD gene encoding DNA ligase D, whose product is MPLEEYNKKRNFDETSEPEGKSKKSDGQLIFVIQRHSASRLHYDFRLEMDGVLKSWAVPKGPSLNPKDKRLAMMTEDHPYSYHDFEGSIPDGNYGGGEVEIWDSGTYEPLEKIKGKSDDLIMRHELHKESLKFVLHGKKLKGEFALVKIKNSKEGNAWLLIKHKDKYALDEYDSEEHIPKNSKVTDREENRPSKKKRVRATKSESKSYQNYAPALSGEKKLKDFIKPMLAQVGEKPFDNKDWVFEIKWDGYRAVADLRNDNKLLYSRNGLSFSEKFYKIQNALLDQAFPMILDGEIVAFNENGQPDFQALQQIGDRPNMAMTYQVFDLLWLNGHSTENLTLLERKELLKEALVENEVVKYCEHIPEKGISFFKQIEKMNLEGMIAKKSDSTYSEGSRSSDWLKIKFQQTEDVLICGFTEPKGSRKKFGAIILGTFKDGDLKYCGHVGTGFSDKKLTELHGLFMPLITSKSPFVDIPKTNSPATWLKPELVCEIKYTEKTSDGIFRHPVFLGIRNDKKQADLVENSSVEIKGKAKEKSISSANKEAMKKTRENEQEKKIGKHQVKLTNQNKIYFPDSEITKGDLVEFYQSVSKYILPHLKNRPQSLNRFPNGINGLSFYHKDAGDSAPDWIEKVTIFSESNEKDIQYLICNTAEDLAYLNNLGCIDLNPWNSTVEHLDYPDWLALDLDPSEGNSFDHVIETALVTKEILDLAKIKGYCKTSGSSGIHIYVPMQGKYDFEQVKNFAHLLMQKVQKKLPEITTLERSLKKRSKDKIYLDYLQNRSGQTLASVYSIRPKTGAPVSMPLDWDELKQGLQPTDFNIYNALERIKKNGDLFKPVLGKGIDMLKALEMLSKD
- a CDS encoding class I SAM-dependent methyltransferase, yielding MKKIARFLLNAIPRPLLINLSILLRPFTYFIFKGDQFTDPIDGKSYRKFLPYGYGKQRENALSPGTLSLERHRQMWLYLQNETDFFTKYYKVLHIAPEQEFLRRFKKLKNLQYISADLFSPIVDVKADILDLPFEDESFDIIFCNHVLEHIADDQKAMSELLRVMKSGGWGIFQVPIKSSLEKTYEDFSITDKVERQKHFGQYDHVRWYGMDYFERLKKAGFEVDINFYSKKFSQEEITRFGLMENEILPIVSKK